CTCTACCGTGCCACTGCACAGCTCATCAGTCATAATACCCGAGAGGAAGGGAAAGCGAAAAACAAATATCTTCCCCCCAAATTACTATATCATCAGTACTAGCTCCCACCATCATTTCTTAATCATGGGTGCCTAACTTGTAAGCAAAATATTAGTAACTCCCACATAGAACAATAATTCCATCGAAATAATTAATAAGACTCGATCAATACATAAACACCATGTTGTGCTCTTTTTCTATATATCAATACATAAACTTCCAAGTATTGATGAACTTCCTTATTATTATCCACATGCTGCATTCTTTTACAGTTCATGGAGTTCAAATAATTTGAAGCTGTGGATTTTTATCCTTTATCCTTCTCAGCTGCGATCAGCATGCATGCATCAATTCGAATATTGGATCAAAACATCGATCTCTTATAACGACTTATTGGCTTGATCGCAGACCCTGACGCTGAGGTGATCGCGCTGTCTCCCAAGACGCTGATGGCGACGAACCGGTTCGTGTGCGAGGTGTGCAACAAGGGATTCCAGCGGGAGCAGAACCTGCAGCTCCACCGGCGCGGGCACAACCTGCCGTGGAAGCTGAAGCAGAAGAACCCGCTGCAGGCGCAGCGCCGGCGCGTGTACCTGTGCCCGGAGCCGACGTGCGTCCACCACGACCCGTCCCGCGCCCTCGGCGACCTCACCGGCATCAAGAAGCACTTCTGCCGCAAGCACGGCGAGAAGAAGTGGAAGTGCGACAAGTGCTCCAAGCGCTACGCCGTGCAGTCGGACTGGAAGGCGCACTCCAAGATCTGCGGCACCCGCGAGTACCGCTGCGACTGCGGCACCCTCTTCTCCAGGTATACTACACATCGTCGATCGGTGCATGTTGATCTCCTGCCTATAGCTTGCTGCTACTAGCCGCATTTGTATGTTTgtttatatatacatatatatatctagAGCTGGCTAGCCTGTTCATGCATGATTGCTGCATCATGGCGAGACAGTGTAGTAGGCATCAGGCATGGCATCGACATGGGGTTTTGCACTAGCTGCATGAGCCTGTTGTGGCTGTCCGCTTATGGCTCTCGGATTCGGGCGAGCGAGTAAAGTATTGGGAACGTTCCACGGTTTGGCCTtctttagggttagggttttgttCTGGCTCGCGGCGACATGGCGCCTGCCTGTAGGTGTAGCATTTTTGGTGCTCGGCTGACATGGCTGATGATGAGTTAGAAAGACGAAGAGATCCGGGCGTGCTGGGGAGGGGAAGGGACTGCTCGCACGTGAAACGGCTTCTTTTTGAGCTTTTTGGCCGTGGTGATGATGCTTCCCTTTCCTGACTTCCATCCCTATTAGGGAAGGGAAGCAGGAACCGGCAAACTCTCTCCTTCTGTCTCGCCAAACACTCGTCACAGTATGATGTTTTTATTTTCTTCCTGGACTGATTCGTGCGTCCGTGTTGCACATCACATTTACACGGATGTATATGCACGCGCCTATGTTGTTACTGACCCTGTAGACCCTCATTTTTACTGGTCCATCCTGGCAgggtctctctctctcccccctccctccctcccctgaATCACTTGGCTGCCTTGTTCTCATGTGAGTTGGCTGCTGCCTAGATGTGGCAGAGCCGTTCGTTGGCCGTGCCAGTGAGCCAGGCCAGGTCCACACCTTTCCATGGACATACACGTCGCCATGCCCTCACAACATGTATGCCCTGCCTCgttcatgcatgcatgcatcacCTAGGTGTAACTTTGAGGCACTGTTCATTTATTGGAGGAGTTAATCATGTCCCCAAAGTGGTGTGGTCACTCTCGCCCCTCCCTTTCATGGGTATGGCAAAAAATTCTCCAATAGGAACCAAGCATGTATGGGAGCTGAGGCTGAGCATCAACAGGAGTTGCATTAATGGCCGCCGCTTGAGTTGTTGAAGAGTAGTTCTTTCTTCCACTGTTTGCTGCTAGAAACCCTCTTGTTCTTCCACACGTTTTGTTGTAGGAGGGTAATTTTGATCAGGCCTGCTCGCTCCTAGGTTAACTTTAGTAATCTACTTAGTGATAGGCAtggaagattttttttttctcccaCCATGTGTGTCTGTCTTGGCCCCTTGGAAAGTGAGCTTACCAGCTCCACAAAGTTTTCTGATCTCCTTGGTGTGTGTGTTGGTGTGCATGACAGTTCTGATGCCTATGTCTCGCTGCCTTTCTCGTTTGAAGCTTCCTACTAGTGGGAACCTATACATGAGGGCCATGCTTGCATAGCATGGCAAAGCTATCCATCATATCTCCCTTTTTTTCCATCCTTGATTGACATGGGTTTCTGGGATCTTGAGCTGGCTTTCCTTGTGGTGAGGCTAGCTGCTGGCTGGTATCTGCATGCGTCCATGCATGGTTACCAAACACCTTTGACCAATGCTATCAGACAACCATGTAATAAGGGTACAGGTAATAGTAATCTTCAGCATTATTAGGGAATAAACTCACCCTGATGGCATACTTACTGCAGACTCTTTTATCCACAAAAGGGAAAAATTCAGAGCCTACAAGGAAGAGAGAGCTACTGTTCAGATTCATGAACAAACATAACATTCAGTGGCACAGCATCAGCATGCATGCGTCCAGTTGCAGCGTTCACATGTCCATCAGAAACAGTATCTTAACCCGAGATGCCGCTGTTCCTCGGTGCCCGCGCCGTCCCCAGCGTGACATGGGCCATGCATGCTCCTGCGCCCTGCCCTTGCTTGACCTGCCTGCCCTGCCGTTTTCCTACGGAACCTGCATGCTTACTTGTCGCATCAACTTTTACTGTGCATTTTCACTGCCAGCCTCGGGCGCATGCCGTCGTCTGCTGCCTGCCTCAGTGCCTCTGACCTATGCGAGCTGCAAGCGCATGCGTGAATGGTGTATCTAATCCGTGGATGCGTGCGTGCAGGAGGGACAGCTTCATCACCCACCGGGCGTTCTGCGACGCGCTCGCGCAGGAGAGCGCGCGGCTGCCGCCGACGAGCCTCAGCAGCCTCACGGGCCACCTCTACGGCGCCACCAACGCGGGCAACATGGCGCTCAGCCTGTCGCAGGTGGGCTCCCACCTCAACTCCACGCTCCAGgacggccaccaccaccaccaccaccacccgtCCCCGGAGCTCCTGCGCCTCGgtgccgcggccggcggcggcggcagcatcGCCGCGCGCCTCGACCACCTCCTGTCGCCCACCTCCGGCGCGTCCGCCTTCCGCCCGGCCCCGCAGGCCCCGCCGTCCTCGGCGGCCTTCTTCCTCAACGTGGCGGGGCAGGACTTTGGCGACGACGCGGGCAATGGGCCCCACTCGTTCATGCAGGGCAAGGCGTTCCATGGACTCATGCAGCTCCCCGACCTCCAAGGCAATGGCGCTGGGGGCCCCGGCGGCTCAGCGCCAGGCCTCTTC
The sequence above is drawn from the Panicum hallii strain FIL2 chromosome 7, PHallii_v3.1, whole genome shotgun sequence genome and encodes:
- the LOC112899720 gene encoding protein indeterminate-domain 5, chloroplastic-like gives rise to the protein MASNSSAAAFFGIRDGDQQDQIKPLISPQQQQLAAALPGAASNAPASGQGAPTAAAQPPPKKKRTLPDPDAEVIALSPKTLMATNRFVCEVCNKGFQREQNLQLHRRGHNLPWKLKQKNPLQAQRRRVYLCPEPTCVHHDPSRALGDLTGIKKHFCRKHGEKKWKCDKCSKRYAVQSDWKAHSKICGTREYRCDCGTLFSRRDSFITHRAFCDALAQESARLPPTSLSSLTGHLYGATNAGNMALSLSQVGSHLNSTLQDGHHHHHHHPSPELLRLGAAAGGGGSIAARLDHLLSPTSGASAFRPAPQAPPSSAAFFLNVAGQDFGDDAGNGPHSFMQGKAFHGLMQLPDLQGNGAGGPGGSAPGLFNLGFFANNGNSSGSSHEHASQGLMNNDQFSGGAGGGGGGGGGSEASAAGIFGGNFVGGGDHVPTPGLYGGDQATMLPQMSATALLQKAAQMGATSSPNGAASMFRGFVGSSPHGRPATPHMEQSEANLNDLMNSLAGGGVSAAGMFGGSNGGGGGAGMFDPRQLCDMEHEVKFGQGGGDMTRDFLGVGGGGIVRGISTPRADHQSSSDMSSLEAEMKSASSFNGGRMP